The bacterium genomic interval TATCCTATCTCCTTATAACCTTTCTGAAATATTTGACTTTTTAAAAAAAGCGAAAATTAAAAAAATAATTTTAGTTGGTAAAATTCCTGCAACTATTCTATTTGATAAAAAATTTGATTTTCTTGGCAGACAATTATTAACTTCAACATCTAACTGGACAGGAGAAGAAGTATTAAAAAAGGGGATTTCCCTTTTAAAAAATTATGGAATTGAAACAATATCATTAAAAGAATTTTTTAAAGATGAAATTGCAGAAAGAAAAATTTATTGTGGAAATTTAGAAGAGAATGAGAAAAAGGACATAAAAACAGGTATTTCTTTTCTTTTAGATATAGAAAAATATAGATGTGGGCAAAGTATTGTTATAAAAAATGGTATGCTCATATGTCTTGAAGGAATTGAAGGAACTGATGAAATGATAAAAAGAGCAGGAAGGTATTGTTCTGATTTTGTTTTTGTTAAAATTGCCGGGAAGCAAAAAGATGAAAGATTTGAC includes:
- a CDS encoding LpxI family protein; the protein is MKEKIAIFLSDDEFSKYSFKKLKKNFIPIPFSFKKLKFTKTNILSPYNLSEIFDFLKKAKIKKIILVGKIPATILFDKKFDFLGRQLLTSTSNWTGEEVLKKGISLLKNYGIETISLKEFFKDEIAERKIYCGNLEENEKKDIKTGISFLLDIEKYRCGQSIVIKNGMLICLEGIEGTDEMIKRAGRYCSDFVFVKIAGKQKDERFDLPVIGPDTVKLIAKTKGKVIAVESGKTIIFDKEKTINYCKKFNITLVGI